The DNA region GTTGGAGAATCCTTTAGAAAATTTATATTTAAAATTGATGGTTTAGGAAATGAAATAACTAAAATTGATGAGATAACTTTACTCATAAATGCTATAGCTGAACAAACCAATTTATTAGCTTTAAATGCTGCTATAGAAGCTGCTCGTGCTGGGGAATCTGGAAGAGGATTTGCAGTAGTTGCAGATGAAATACGAAAACTTGCTGAACAAAGTAAGGAATCAGCTAATAATATAAGCAATCTCATAAGTCAAATATCAAAAGAAACTGAAAATATAATACATGATACCAATGATATAGATGAAAAGCTAAAAGATTCTTCTGAAGTAATAAATGACTCTCTCCTTTCCTTTAGAGACATTATTACCTCAATAGACAATGTAATTCCTAAAATAAATCACTTAAATAATTCTGCAATGACTATAGATAAAGAAAAAGATAATATATTTGATAAAGTAGAGGAAGCATCTTCTGTATCAGAAGAAGTATCTGCATCTTCCGAAGAAATTGCAGCCTCTTCTGAAGAAATGAACTCCTCTTCTCAAGAGGTTGCTAGAACTGCAAATGATTTAAGTGGTTTAACTTTAGAGCTTCAGGATAAAATAAACAAATTTAAAATAAAATAAAATCAAAAAAATAAAAAAGGCCACAGATTGAAGTATAGTTTACTTTAATCTGTGGTCTTGTATTCTTGTGTTCTATTATATTATTAATAAACTTTACAACAATATAATCCTACAAAAAAGATAATTGCCCCTTTCCATATGACTCCATATTTCTTTCAATAATATCCTCCTCTCCAGTTAATTCTCTATGCTTAACTTAATATGAACATAAATAAAACCACTGTACTTATATATGCTATCCTCTACACATGAATTCAATGGATTGTATAAATATAAAAAAGGCCACATGAATTGAAGTATGTTCTACTTTCATATTGATTATTAGACTTATCTTTATTTTAAATCATGCTTTCAGAAGTTGTAGAATATTTGTTATAAAAATATAAGTATGCTCCACTAAAAACAGCTATACAAGCTATAATTATTAAAAATATTATTATAACATTCTTTTTTCTCTCCCCAGATCTAGTATTTTCTTCCTCAAAATCATCATCATTTTTATCTGAAGGTATAACCTTTTTTTCCTCTTGATAGTCATCTCTTTCATTTGAAGTAACATTAGCTTGCGGCACTTTTACATGCGTTATATCCTCTACCTGAGTTACATTCTCTGATTTTCTTATAAAATCATCTTTGTTATTCTCCATTAGTATATTACGTATCTCACTCAAACTCTGCCCACACTTTTCACAAAATTTGCATTCATTTTCATTTTCACTCCCACATCTAGGACAAAACACCTTCATACCACTCCCTTTTATCTTATACTGTTCTGACCCTTTATGTATATTTTAACCAATTAATATTATGCATATTTTATGAAAAAATTAACAATTCCCTTTTTTCTAATTTACAAACTGTTTTTAGTAGTCAGATTTTAAATAGGCTTCACATTCATTCAGTTCTGCATTCTCTCTATATTTTTTTACCTTAGTTTTCAATTTGACCATTTTTTACATTCCCCTGTAATCAAGAACACAAAATATAATACTTCTTAATATAGTGAGAACAGTTATTCTTAATTATTACCAATTGTATGAATTTTACACATATGATTTGCTTTATTTTCTTTATGAAAATCTAAATAAACCTAAATGTACATAAAAAAAGACCACATAGATTAAAATATAGTTTACTTTATCTATATGATCTTGTTTCTTATTGCATTGTTGGTAAAACTTACTCACATGGGGTACTGCCAAAAAAAAGCTATACTTCTGCAGTACAAATATCTTTTTTGCCTATCACAATAACAAGAGCTGTCTTTAAGCCATCTTCTCCAAGTTGTTCTTTAACCATTTTGCTTTCTGCATAACCCTTAAGTTGATTTAATCCCTCTTCTTTTACTTTTTCTAGGGTGTTTCTCTCACTTTCCTTTATATATTTTAATTCTATAATCCACTGAAATTTTGTTATATCTTTAAATTGAATTTTTCTCTTAAGCATTATATCTACATAGCCTTTGTTGTTTTCCGCTTCACTTTGTATGAAATAAGTGCCATCTATGCCTAAAAGGGTTAAAAACATCATTTTAATGTGCTTTTCATCCATTTGCATTAAATCTCTATTGGATAAATCCTCTAGTATTTTACTTATAATTTCCACCAAAGGTTCTATGTTTCCATAAGCTCTCATTTCAGTTATTGCATCTCTAACATCTTTTATTTGTATATTATATTCTAAGTTCATCCTTTGGAAATACTGTTCCCAATAAATTGTTTTTATCACGTAATTAGGTACTTTAAGTATAGTACCACTAAGTCCTTGACCCTTTATTGTAAGCATACCTAAATAAAACAATAGGGATTTGAAATTTTCACTTACACTATACATAGTATGAATATTAAATCTATCCACTAGCATAGTAGAGGTTTCTCCTTTATTCATTATTTCCTCTAAAGCTCCCCTATCATTAAAATTATAAGCCAGCTGATTAACTCTTCCATAATCCGTTTTTACATTATTGTCTATCATCTCTTTTGGATAACGATTATACATCAAATAATTATCTAAAAAATACATGGACATATCTGGATTAAAAACTGATTTACTATTTTCATTAAATTTATATCCATCATAATAAGTAGTCATATCAGTACATATTTTTTCTCTAAGCTCTGTATCCTTTATATTTACTTCGTCCATAATCCATGATAATTCTTCCCTTGTAAATCCCATCATGGCATTAAGATTTTCATCTAATGTATAATTTCTAGTTATATTAAATCCACTAGTTAAATCATCCAGCATTATAGGACTTACACCAGTCATAAATATTCTATTAAAATTATTCATAGTTGCATCTTTCAAAGCTTTATAAAACACTTTAACAAAACCTTCACCATGGAGAATACTTTCATAGGTGTTTTGTTTTCCTCCTGTGATTAGTTCATTGGCAAAATTATCATATTCATCTATTAAAACAAATACGGGCATTTTTATTTTATTAGCTAAAATTGATATATATTTAACTGCTACTTCTGCACTTTTCATTTCCTTTGAAATATTTTTATCCTCAAATAGGTATGAATAATTATCTATAAATTCTTGTACTGATAAATTAACAATTTTATTAAAACTATTTCTTAACTCTTCTTCCCCATGACCTGCATCAATACCAGCAAAACTAATTTTCCAAATAAGAAACTTATTTTTCTCTTCTGTAGGATTTTTTCCTATATATAAATCCCCAAATAACTCCTGAAATTTATCTTTTTTATTTATATCATAATAATTTTCTAACATAGATATAAATAAACTCTTTCCAAACCTTCTTGGCCTTATAAAAAACTGATAAGGAGCATATCTATCTAAAATTTCTATATATGAAGTTTTATCTACATATAGATAGTTTTTTTCTCTTAAAACCTGAAAATTAGAAATACCATAAGGTNTTAAATAATTATCTAAAAAATACATGGACATATCTGGATTAAAAACTGATTTACTATTTTCATTAAATTTATATCCATCATAATAAGTAGTCATATCAGTACATATTTTTTCTCTAAGCTCTGTATCCTTTATATTTACTTCGTCCATAATCCATGATAATTCTTCCCTTGTAAATCCNCTTAAATCACCTTTTATGTTTTCACTATATTTTTATTATTTTTATATTATTTCTATATTTCTGTATTATTTTTATATGATGTTTTAAATATTGATTCCATGACTATCTTTGTAGGCACTTGCATTATTCTATCTTTTCTTATTGGTATTACTAATGGTCTTTTACTAGCATCTTTCTTATATATACTCCACCCAATCTTCTAATCTACTTTTCATAAGTATTTTCATTGGTACATCTATTTTTGCCACTAAAACTTCACTTCTTCATTATTTATATTTTACCATATTGGCACCTTAAATAAACCATATACTTTCTCTTTGCATATATAATATTTTTCATTATTGCCACTTCTACAAATTTTACACACATAATTTGTTTTATTTTCTTTATACAAATAGAAATGAAGGTAAAAAGACCACATAGATTAAAGTCTCCTATAGGCTACTTCATCTATGTGGTCTTGTATTTTTATTATATTATTAATAAAAATTGAACGAACGGGGTACTTCTTATTTACCGAATGCTTTTTTTGCTTCATCTAATTCTTCTCTAGCTTTTTTTTCTGCGTCACTTAATGCTTTTTTTGTATCTTTATTTCCTGATATTATTTCATTTAATGCCTTAGCCATATTATCGTGTATAGCATATCCATTTAATACTTTAGGATCACAGTAACCATATTCAAATTCCTTAGATGCTTCCCCTTTGGCTGGATTTTCTTTTTCTACATAAGCCTTAAATTCTTGTGAATTTATAACTGAATTTCTAAGTGGTAAATATCCTGACTTCGTAGCCCATTTTAACTGTGATTCTTTTTCCATAAAGAATTTTAAATATTCAAAAGCTGCTAGTTTTTCTTCTGATGAAGGAGTATTAAATATCGCCACATCTGTACCTGAAAATAATGCTGCTTTTTTCTTTCCTTCTGGTAATACCGCTGTTTTAAAGTTTACGTTATTTCCTTTACAAGCCTTTATTATATCTGGTAGTGCGGATATAGAAGAGATACCCATTGCTGCTTCTCCTCTACTAAAAGCACCTGTCATGTATTTTTCTTCATTATCTACTTTTGCATAACCGTCTTTAATTAATCCTGATAAGAAATCAAAAGCTGCTACACCTTCTTCTGAATTAAAAAGAAGTTGGTCTTTTTCTTCATTTATTAAATGTCCACCAGCTTGTTCCACCCAAAAGCTTGAATCTATACCTACAGATTTGTTTAATCCAAATCCGTATATGTCATTTTTTCCATCTCCATTAGTATCTAAAGTTAATTTTTTAGATGCTTCTTTTAATTCATCCCAATTAGTTGGAACTTCTACATTATGTTTTTTTAATAAATCTTCGTTATAGAAAAGAAGATATGTACCTTTATTAAATGGAAGTGAATAATGTTTTCCATTCCACATTCCGTTATCTCTTATAAACTGTGGTATATCATTCCATACTTCTTTATCAAATCCTACTTTTTCATTTTCTATATATGGATTTAGGTTTTCCACTAAATCATTCATAACATAAGCTGTTAATCTATTTGGATATATCATAGTCAATGCTGGTAATTTTTTAGATTTTGCAGCACCATCTAATTTTGAGAATAATTCTTTATAATGTCCTTGATACACCAAATTTACTGTTATTTTCCCTTCATTTTTCTTGTTAAAATCCTCTGTTATTTCCTTAAGTGCCGCTTCATTGTCACCGTTCATTGCATGCCAAAATTCGATAGTAACAGGATCTTTTATTTCTGTTGCTATTGATACTTTCTCTTCTTTATTTTTTGCTGCATCCTCTTGCTTATTACCACAAGCTGCTAATCCCAAGGTTAGAGTACAAGCTGCGATAATAGCTGTCAATTTTTTAAACTTCATTTTGCTACCTCCTATTTAGTTGTATATATTTTTTTATATAAATTTTATTGATATACATAATAAATTAATCACTGAACTCTCACACATAAAGTTTAAACTCTCCATTAGATTAATAAGGGTCTTTAATTTAAAAAACTCTTTGAGTTTTATCCTTAACTCTTACTTCTCAACTCTTACCTATTACTTATTTTATGAATATTACCTATTACTTACCTGGAAATTTCAATTATAGTTAGTTTCTAAAAGAACTTTATTCTTCCCTTAAAATTTTGATTTTAACCTTTTATTCCAGATTTAGTCATACCTGATATAATGTATTTCTGCAATACAAAATACACTATAATTATTGGAATTATTATCATGGTAACTGCTGCCATTAATAAATGATAATCAGCCCCTGCTTCTGAGGTAAATGTCATAAGTCCAACTGGAAGTGTTCGCATATTTGGCACATTTGTCACAATAAGTGGCCACAAAAATTCATTCCAGCTATTTATAATCCTTAATAAGGCTATAGTTATCAAGGCCGGTTTGGCTATTGGAACCATTATCCTCCACAAAAACTTAAAGTCACTGCATCCATCTAATTTAGCTGCACTATAGAGTATCTCTGGTATACCTAAGAAAAATTGTCTAAGTAAAAATATAGAAAATACACTTACAGTCCATGGTACAATAAGCCCTTTATAGGTATTCATCCATCCTATTTTAGATATAGTTATATAATTAGGTATTAATATAACCTCTCCCGGTATCATCATGGTTCCAATAAATATGGAGAATATTATATCTCTTCCCCAAAACTTAACCCTAGAAAAAGCAAAGGCTGCCAAAACAGTAGTGACAACAGTGCCTAAGGTTATTCCTAAAGTTATAAGTACACTGTTTAAAAAATATCTTAATAAAGGTATTTTATTTTGAACTTCTACATAATTTTCCCCATAATTTTAGATGGTATCCATTTAGGTGGCATCAAAAATACTTCATTAAAAGGCTTTAATGATGTACTTATCATCCAAATAAAAGGTATTACAGTGATAATGCACCCTAGTATTAATACCATATAAATGAAAGATTTCTTTAAAATATTTTTTATCATAATACAATCTCCCTATAAAATACGGTTCAAATTTATAAATTAATGATATTCTACTTTTTTCTTACCTATATAAAATTGAACTAAATTAAATAAACTTATTATTATAAATAAAATAAATACCGCTGCAGACGCAATACCATATTGATATTGGTTATAAAATTTGTTGTATATGTAATAAACCATTGTAAGACAACTATTTAAAGGTCCTGGCTGCTTGTCAAACAATGCAAACACCTCACCAAATACCTTAAACGAACTTATCAATGTCATGATACACACAAAAAATATAGTTGGCGATAAAAGTGGTATAGTTATATTTTTGATTCTTTGCCACTTACCAGCTCCATCTATCTTAGCAGCAAAATTATATTGTTCATCTATATTTTGAAGACCTGCTAAAAATATAACTATATTATATCCAAGACTTTTCCATACACTTAATATAATTAAACTAGTTTAAATTTTATAGTTAAATTATCTATTTTTAAATTCACTTTATCACCATCCTAAAGCAAAGCCTTGTATATATCCTCTATATTATTTTCATCTAGACCCATAATATTTATATTTAAATGTTTTTTTTCTAACATTTTTTTGATTTCTTCAATAAATATTCCTTCTTCATTTGACATACTTATGCTATCAATAACACTTTGAAGTTCTTCATTAGAAGAAAGCTCTCCACCCCACTTACCAACACAGGTTCTATTTACACCACAAGATGGACTCCCATCTATTCCTATAATACCCAATATTTCATAACCATTATTTTTATATTCCTCTATTTGTTCTAAATATATAGAGAACAATTTCTTACAGTGATTTCTAAAATGTGGTGTATCAAACTGATTCTTAACATGTCCCCATCTATTAACTCCATAACAAGTTACTTCTGGACAAGGAAGCTGTACAATAGAAATGTTGTTATCAACAAGCATTTTTAACAACTGTTTCTTTTTTTCATCTCTTTCTAAATTATTTTTTTCTCCATGATATTTCACCTTAGAACTTTTATTTAATATACAATGTGCTAACAATACTACCTTTTCTTTCATTACTTTCCCCTTCCATGTCATTTGCTTTTAAATTCATATTTATTCATAAGATTTTATAATCCGTAGTAAATTACATTTTATAATATAAAAAAACAAATTTCTAATACATATATTAAATACATTAATATTCATATATTGGAATTTTAAATATATCAAAGGTATAATATGGTTAATAAAAATTACACCCCCTAAAAAGCTATAAAATCAATACCTTCAACGACTATACTCAAAGGAAATATGCTTTTACTAAGCTAGAAAAGGCACTACTGTGTAATACTAGTTACGAGTATGGGAAGATTTTAGAATAAGGAATTATTTAACTGGCATAAAAAAAGCCACAAAAAAAGACCGCATAGATTAAAATATAGTTTACTTCATCTATGTAGTCTTGTGTTTTTGTTTGTTGTATTATTGGTGAAAATCAACCTATAGGAGTGCTACCAAAAAAGGCTATACTTCTACAGTATAAATATCTTTTTTACCTACCACAATAATAAGAGCTGTCTTTAAGCCATCTTCTCCAAGTTGTTCTTTAACCATTTTGCTTTCTGCATAACCCTTAAGCTGGTTTAATCCCTCTTCTTTTACTTTCTCTAGGGTGTTTCTTTCACTTTCCTTTATATATTTTAATTCTATAATCCACTGAAATTTTGTTATATCTTTAAATTGAATTTTTCTCTTAAGCATTATATCTACATAGCCTTTGTTGTTTTCCGCTTCACTTTGTATGAAATAAGTGCCATCTATGCCTAAAAGGGTTAAAAACATCATTTTAATGTGCTTTTCATCCATTTGCATTAAATCTCTATTGGATAAATCCTCTAGTATTTTACTTATAATTTCCACCAAAGGTTCTATGTTTCCATAAGCTCTCATTTCAGTTATTGCATCTCTAACATCTTTTATTTGTATATTATATTCTAAGTTCATCCTTTGGAAATACTGTTCCCAATAAATTGTTTTTATCACGTAATTAGGTACTTTAAGTATAGTACCACTAAGTCCTTGACCCTTTATTGTAAGCATACCTAAATAAAACAATAGGGATTTGAAATTTTCACTTACACTATACATAGTATGAATATTAAATCTATCCACTAGCATAGTAGAGGTTTCTCCTTTATTCATTATTTCCTCTAAAGCTCCCCTATCATTAAAATTATAAGCCAGCTGATTAACTCTTCCATAATCCGTTTTTACATTATTGTCTATCATCTCTTTTGGATAACGATTATACATCAAATAATTATCTAAAAAATACATGGACATATCTGGATTAAAAACTGATTTACTATTTTCATTAAATTTATATCCATCATAATAAGTAGTCATATCAGTACATATTTTTTCTCTAAGCTCTGTATCCTTTATATTTACTTCGTCCATAATCCATGATAATTCTTCCCTTGTAAATCCCATCATGGCATTAAGATTTTCATCTAATGTATAATTTCTAGTTATATTAAATCCACTAGTTAAATCATCCAGCATTATAGGACTTACACCTGTCATAAATATCCTGTTAAAATTATCCATGGTTGCATCCTTTAAAGCCTTATAGAACACCTTAACAAATCCTTCACCATGAAGAATACTTTCATAAGTACTTTGTTTTCCTCCTGTGATTAGTTCATTGGCAAAATTATCATATTCGTCTATTAAAACAAATACGGGCATCTTTATTTTACTAGCTAACAGGGATATATATTGAACTATTACTTCAGCACTGTTTACCTTTTTTGGAATAATACTATCTCCTAATAAATCTGAATACTGGTTTACAAATTTCGTTGCAGAAACAATAACTTTTGAATTAAAACTATTTCTTAACTCTTCTTCACCATGACCTGCATCTATTCCAGCAAAACTAATTTTCCAAATAAGGAACTTATTTTTCTCTTCTGTAGGATTTTTTCCTATATATAAATCCCCAAATAATTCCTGAAATTTATCTTTTTTATTTATATCATAATAATTTTCTAACATAGATATAAATAAACTCTTTCCAAACCTTCTTGGCCTTATAAAAAACTGATAAGGAGCATATCTATCTAAAATTTCTATATATGAAGTTTTATCTACATATAGATAGTTTTTTTCTCTTAAAACCTGAAAATTAGAAATACCATAAGGTATTCTTTTCATAATTCTACTCACACTCCTAACTTTGTTGTGTTTATTTAAATTATTTTTTATATTTTCACTATTTTTGTATTATTTTTATATTATGCTTCACCCAATGTTTTAATCTACTTTGCATAAGTCTTTTCATTGATACATCCATTTTTGACACTAAACCTTATTTCTCCTTATTTATATTTTACCATATTGACAACTTAAATAAACAATATACTTACTCTTTGAATATATAATATTTTTGAATTATTACCGGTTATGTAAATTCTACGCATTATTGGCTTTGTTTTTTATTGAATTTTTTCCAAAACATTTTTATTTATACTCTAACAAAATATATCGCTCGCTACCATTTTCATTTATCTTTTTAACCTTTGCTCTAACCATTTCTATTTTATCTCCGTCAAACTTATCTTTGTAGATTTTTTCTGCATTATCAAAATTTAATGAATAATAATCGTAATCCAAATCAATTTTTTGATTATATTCATTAGTATGATAATTTTTAGCATATATATAATATTGGTTATTTCCTATATCCTCCATTTTGTAAACAACAGAGTAATCTATCGGACACTCGCCATCGCCGTGCATTTTGTAATAATATCCATTTTTATATTCATATATATCATTATAAGCCTTTTGTATTGATTGATGTTTAATACTATTTATATTAAAATATTTTTTCACTGCATATTCAATATAGTCCTTTTTAAGTTTATCGTGAAGATTCTCAAATTCAAAATAATTAGCTCCTTTTGAAAAGATTCCTCTGTAATGGTTTCTATAATTATGCCAAAAACCAAATAGTATTAGTTGTTCATTAGATATCTTACCTTCCGCAAATTTCATATCATATGGAATCTCCGCAAAATTACTCATAAAAATATTAAACTTTCTTTGCAATTCTTGATTAAGAATTATCTCCTTGTTTTTTACATTATACTTATAGGTTATTTCATTACTTATATTATTTTTGTTGTTAATAACCATAACTCTTAAAGTTATGCTACCATTTTTACTTAATTTAATCTTTTCATTATATTTTTGCGAATTTTTATTTGGATTCGTGCCATCCATTGTATAATATATACTACAATTCTCAGGTGCATTTATTGTTATATAATCACCAAAGTGCATTTCTCCGCCCTTAGGGTTAACATTTATTACTAACGTTTTTCTAATTTCTTTTTCTGATTCATCTATAAGTCTTTCAACCCTTTTATCCTTAGTTAAATTATAGTATTTTTTTACTGTTGTATAGGCATCTTCTATTCTATTACCTCTCTTATATAAATTATAAAGTTCAATATTAGCTTCATAGTAATCCGGCTTATTATTTATTACACTAACAAGTTCTTTTTCAGCCTCATTATAATTATTCATTTTAATATAAGATTTAGCTAAGCCAAACTTAGCTTCTATGCCTAGTTTACTATCATTCTCCAATTTCTTAAATATATCAATTGCTTTAGAAGTTTGTCCATTATTCAAATATTCATTAGCCTTGCTCAAACTTCTTTTATTGCTACCACTAAATAATAAAATTAAAATAGCAATCAGACTTATTATAAAAACTAAAACTCCAATAATCTTTTTATTCATATACATTCTTCCTTTACATTAGTATTTATGCATAAAATCATTATATCAAATTATTACATTTGCATATAATAATTATTCTTTATATTAATTTACATAATTTAAAATACAATAAAAACATTGAGTCTCCTAAGAAAAACTCAATGTCTTGGTTTAATATTTTTATCTGAGGCCTAATTCCCAAACTTTCTAGTAATATTACATTTTATCTATATTATACATATCATACCTTAATTATACATTAACGCACTTTTATTTACAAGAAAACTTATGTATTCAATTTAAAAAATGAACTCCTGGGGTGGTAGTCAGTCTTTGTCACATCTAATACGACATGCCCGGTCTTCTGCAATACGACATCTGCGTTCACCATAATAAATACAAGGGAATAAATAAAAACTAAGTATATTTATAGTAATTCTTAATCAATTAGTTTTTAAGATATAACTTTTTTGATACACATTTTAAATGCGAATTTTTAATATAACTTTCTATTACATAATATAAACTAATTTCTCTAAAATAATAAAAAAACTTAAAAATTGAAGTGGAATTATATTCAAAAATACATATCTAGTTATTAGAAGGACAAACTCTAAGCTTTAAGCCTTAGACTTTAATAAAATAACTGGAGGTACTGAATATGAGCTTTATATCAATTGATTCTGAGATTTTAAATACTAATATAGATGGACAAGCTTTAAAACTATACTGCCTATTAGAAAGCTACTGCTACGGAGATAAAAAA from Haloimpatiens massiliensis includes:
- a CDS encoding chitobiase/beta-hexosaminidase C-terminal domain-containing protein gives rise to the protein MNKKIIGVLVFIISLIAILILLFSGSNKRSLSKANEYLNNGQTSKAIDIFKKLENDSKLGIEAKFGLAKSYIKMNNYNEAEKELVSVINNKPDYYEANIELYNLYKRGNRIEDAYTTVKKYYNLTKDKRVERLIDESEKEIRKTLVINVNPKGGEMHFGDYITINAPENCSIYYTMDGTNPNKNSQKYNEKIKLSKNGSITLRVMVINNKNNISNEITYKYNVKNKEIILNQELQRKFNIFMSNFAEIPYDMKFAEGKISNEQLILFGFWHNYRNHYRGIFSKGANYFEFENLHDKLKKDYIEYAVKKYFNINSIKHQSIQKAYNDIYEYKNGYYYKMHGDGECPIDYSVVYKMEDIGNNQYYIYAKNYHTNEYNQKIDLDYDYYSLNFDNAEKIYKDKFDGDKIEMVRAKVKKINENGSERYILLEYK
- a CDS encoding zinc ribbon domain-containing protein gives rise to the protein MKVFCPRCGSENENECKFCEKCGQSLSEIRNILMENNKDDFIRKSENVTQVEDITHVKVPQANVTSNERDDYQEEKKVIPSDKNDDDFEEENTRSGERKKNVIIIFLIIIACIAVFSGAYLYFYNKYSTTSESMI
- a CDS encoding ATP-binding protein; translation: MYFLDNYLXPYGISNFQVLREKNYLYVDKTSYIEILDRYAPYQFFIRPRRFGKSLFISMLENYYDINKKDKFQELFGDLYIGKNPTEEKNKFLIWKISFAGIDAGHGEEELRNSFNKIVNLSVQEFIDNYSYLFEDKNISKEMKSAEVAVKYISILANKIKMPVFVLIDEYDNFANELITGGKQNTYESILHGEGFVKVFYKALKDATMNNFNRIFMTGVSPIMLDDLTSGFNITRNYTLDENLNAMMGFTREELSWIMDEVNIKDTELREKICTDMTTYYDGYKFNENSKSVFNPDMSMYFLDNYLMYNRYPKEMIDNNVKTDYGRVNQLAYNFNDRGALEEIMNKGETSTMLVDRFNIHTMYSVSENFKSLLFYLGMLTIKGQGLSGTILKVPNYVIKTIYWEQYFQRMNLEYNIQIKDVRDAITEMRAYGNIEPLVEIISKILEDLSNRDLMQMDEKHIKMMFLTLLGIDGTYFIQSEAENNKGYVDIMLKRKIQFKDITKFQWIIELKYIKESERNTLEKVKEEGLNQLKGYAESKMVKEQLGEDGLKTALVIVIGKKDICTAEV
- a CDS encoding ABC transporter substrate-binding protein produces the protein MKFKKLTAIIAACTLTLGLAACGNKQEDAAKNKEEKVSIATEIKDPVTIEFWHAMNGDNEAALKEITEDFNKKNEGKITVNLVYQGHYKELFSKLDGAAKSKKLPALTMIYPNRLTAYVMNDLVENLNPYIENEKVGFDKEVWNDIPQFIRDNGMWNGKHYSLPFNKGTYLLFYNEDLLKKHNVEVPTNWDELKEASKKLTLDTNGDGKNDIYGFGLNKSVGIDSSFWVEQAGGHLINEEKDQLLFNSEEGVAAFDFLSGLIKDGYAKVDNEEKYMTGAFSRGEAAMGISSISALPDIIKACKGNNVNFKTAVLPEGKKKAALFSGTDVAIFNTPSSEEKLAAFEYLKFFMEKESQLKWATKSGYLPLRNSVINSQEFKAYVEKENPAKGEASKEFEYGYCDPKVLNGYAIHDNMAKALNEIISGNKDTKKALSDAEKKAREELDEAKKAFGK
- a CDS encoding CD3072 family TudS-related putative desulfidase, yielding MKEKVVLLAHCILNKSSKVKYHGEKNNLERDEKKKQLLKMLVDNNISIVQLPCPEVTCYGVNRWGHVKNQFDTPHFRNHCKKLFSIYLEQIEEYKNNGYEILGIIGIDGSPSCGVNRTCVGKWGGELSSNEELQSVIDSISMSNEEGIFIEEIKKMLEKKHLNINIMGLDENNIEDIYKALL
- a CDS encoding ATP-binding protein, producing the protein MKRIPYGISNFQVLREKNYLYVDKTSYIEILDRYAPYQFFIRPRRFGKSLFISMLENYYDINKKDKFQELFGDLYIGKNPTEEKNKFLIWKISFAGIDAGHGEEELRNSFNSKVIVSATKFVNQYSDLLGDSIIPKKVNSAEVIVQYISLLASKIKMPVFVLIDEYDNFANELITGGKQSTYESILHGEGFVKVFYKALKDATMDNFNRIFMTGVSPIMLDDLTSGFNITRNYTLDENLNAMMGFTREELSWIMDEVNIKDTELREKICTDMTTYYDGYKFNENSKSVFNPDMSMYFLDNYLMYNRYPKEMIDNNVKTDYGRVNQLAYNFNDRGALEEIMNKGETSTMLVDRFNIHTMYSVSENFKSLLFYLGMLTIKGQGLSGTILKVPNYVIKTIYWEQYFQRMNLEYNIQIKDVRDAITEMRAYGNIEPLVEIISKILEDLSNRDLMQMDEKHIKMMFLTLLGIDGTYFIQSEAENNKGYVDIMLKRKIQFKDITKFQWIIELKYIKESERNTLEKVKEEGLNQLKGYAESKMVKEQLGEDGLKTALIIVVGKKDIYTVEV